A region of Arabidopsis thaliana chromosome 5, partial sequence DNA encodes the following proteins:
- the UBA 2 gene encoding ubiquitin activating enzyme 2 (ubiquitin activating enzyme 2 (UBA 2); FUNCTIONS IN: ubiquitin-protein ligase activity, ubiquitin activating enzyme activity; INVOLVED IN: protein ubiquitination, ubiquitin-dependent protein catabolic process; LOCATED IN: nucleus; EXPRESSED IN: 23 plant structures; EXPRESSED DURING: 13 growth stages; CONTAINS InterPro DOMAIN/s: Ubiquitin-activating enzyme, E1, active site (InterPro:IPR018074), Ubiquitin-activating enzyme, E1 (InterPro:IPR018075), Ubiquitin-activating enzyme e1, C-terminal (InterPro:IPR018965), Ubiquitin-activating enzyme repeat (InterPro:IPR000127), Ubiquitin-activating enzyme (InterPro:IPR019572), UBA/THIF-type NAD/FAD binding fold (InterPro:IPR000594), Molybdenum cofactor biosynthesis, MoeB (InterPro:IPR009036), NAD(P)-binding domain (InterPro:IPR016040), Ubiquitin-activating enzyme, E1-like (InterPro:IPR000011); BEST Arabidopsis thaliana protein match is: ubiquitin-activating enzyme 1 (TAIR:AT2G30110.1); Has 30201 Blast hits to 17322 proteins in 780 species: Archae - 12; Bacteria - 1396; Metazoa - 17338; Fungi - 3422; Plants - 5037; Viruses - 0; Other Eukaryotes - 2996 (source: NCBI BLink).) produces the protein MEPFVVKENIIASASSPMKKRRIDHTESADGSAINASNSSSIGLNNSIGGNDTVMSMAEFGNDNSNNQEIDEDLHSRQLAVYGRETMRKLFASNVLISGMQGLGVEIAKNIILAGVKSVTLHDENVVELWDLSSNFVFTEEDIGKNRALASVHKLQELNNAVAVSTLTGKLTKEQLSDFQVVVFVDISFEKATEIDDYCHSHQPPIAFIKADVRGLFGSLFCDFGPHFTVLDVDGEEPHSGIIASVSNENPGFVSCVDDERLEFEDGNLVVFSEVEGMTELNDGKPRKIKNVKPFSFTLEEDTSSYGQYMKGGIVTQVKQPKVLNFKPLREALKDPGDFLLSDFSKFDRPPLLHLAFQALDRFSSQAGRFPFAGSEEDAQKLVEIAVDINEGLGDARLEDVNSKLLRHLAFGSRAVLNPMAAMFGGIVGQEVVKACSGKFHPIFQFFYFDSVESLPKEPLDASEFRPQNSRYDAQISVFGSTLQKKLEDARVFVVGAGALGCEFLKNLALMGVSCGTQGKLTVTDDDVIEKSNLSRQFLFRDWNIGQAKSTVAATAAAGINSRLNIDALQNRVGPETENVFDDSFWENLTVVVNALDNVTARLYVDSRCVYFQKPLLESGTLGAKCNTQMVIPHLTENYGASRDPPEKQAPMCTVHSFPHNIDHCLTWARSEFEGLLEKTPAEVNAYLSDPVEYMKAMRTAGDAQARDTLGRVVECLEKEKCNSFQDCITWARLRFEDYFANRVKQLCYTFPEDAATSTGAPFWSAPKRFPRPLQFSSTDLSHINFVMAASILRAETFGIPTPEWAKTRAGLAEAVERVIVPDFEPKKDATIVTDEKATTLSTASVDDAAVIDELNAKLVRCRMSLQPEFRMKAIQFEKDDDTNYHMDMIAGLANMRARNYSVPEVDKLKAKFIAGRIIPAIATSTAMATGFVCLEMYKVLDGSHKVEDYRNTFANLALPLFSMAEPVPPKVVKHQDQSWTVWDRWVMRGNPTLRELLDWLKEKGLNAYSISCGSSLLYNSMFSRHKERMNRRVVDLARDVAGVELPAYRRHVDVVVACEDDNDADVDIPLVSVYFA, from the exons ATGGAACCATTCGTTGTTAAGGAGAACATCATCGCATCTGCTTCTTCGCCGATGAAGAAGCGACGGATCGATCACACTGAGTCAGCTGATGGTTCTGCGATTAACGCTTCTAACTCCAGTAGCATCGGTTTGAACAACAGCATCGGTGGTAACGATACGGTGATGAGCATGGCGGAGTTTGGTAACGACAACTCCAACAATCAGGAGATCGATGAAGATCTTCATAGCAGACAGCTCGCCGTTTACGGCCGTGAGACTATGAGGAAGCTTTTCGCTTCCAACGTTCTCATCTCTGGGATGCAGGGCCTTGGTGTTGAGATTG cCAAGAATATTATTCTAGCTGGTGTGAAGTCAGTGACCCTTCACGATGAAAATGTGGTTGAGCTATGGGACCTATCTAGTAACTTTGTTTTCACGGAGGAGGACATTGGTAAGAATAGAGCACTTGCTTCTGTTCACAAGTTGCAAGAACTCAACAATGCTGTGGCTGTCTCAACTTTGACTGGGAAGTTAACCAAAGAGCAGCTTTCTGATTTCCAG GTTGTGGTATTTGTGGATATCTCTTTTGAGAAAGCGACAGAGATTGATGATTATTGTCACAGTCATCAGCCTCCTATTGCATTCATCAAGGCTGATGTTAGGGGGCTGTTTGggtctttgttttgtgattttggacCTCATTTTACTGTTCTTGATGTTGATGGGGAGGAACCTCACTCTGGCATCATCGCTTCTGTTAGCAATGAAAATCCTGGATTTGTTTCGTGTGTCGATGATGAGAGGCTCGAGTTTGAAGATGgaaatttggttgttttctCTGAAGTTGAGGGAATGACAGAGCTAAATGATGGAAAACCAAGGAAGATAAAAAATGTCAAGCCATTTTCATTTACCCTGGAGGAAGACACCTCTAGCTATGGGCAATATATGAAGGGTGGCATTGTGACTCAGGTTAAACAACCAAAGGTGTTGAACTTTAAACCTCTTAGAGAAGCACTTAAAGATCCAGGCGACTTTCTTCTAAGTGACTTTTCAAAGTTTGACCGACCACCTCTTCTCCACTTAGCATTCCAAGCACTTGATAGGTTTTCGTCTCAAGCAGGCCGATTTCCGTTTGCTGGTTCAGAAGAAGATGCTCAGAAACTAGTGGAAATTGCAGTTGACATTAATGAGGGTTTGGGTGATGCAAGGTTGGAAGATGTCAACTCTAAACTGTTGCGGCATTTGGCCTTTGGATCCAGGGCTGTTCTGAATCCTATGGCTGCAATGTTTGGTGGCATTGTTGGGCAGGAGGTTGTCAAGGCATGCTCTGGGAAATTCCATCCTATCTTTCAG ttcttttactttgattcGGTGGAGTCACTCCCCAAGGAACCTCTTGATGCATCAGAGTTTAGACCACAAAATAGCCGTTACGATGCACAGATCTCTGTATTTGGGTCTACTCTTCAGAAGAAACTCGAGGATGCCAGAGTTTTTGTTGTAGGGGCTGGTGCTCTTGGATGCGAGTTCTTAAAGAACTTGGCTTTGATGGGTGTGTCATGTGGCACCCAAGGGAAGCTAACTGTCACCGATGATGATGTAATTGAGAAGAGCAACCTGAGTCGTCAGTTTCTTTTTCGAGATTGGAACATAGGACAGGCTAAATCCACAGTTGCCGCAACAGCAGCAGCTGGAATAAATTCTCGCCTCAACATTGATGCTCTGCAAAATCGTGTTGGACCTGAGACCGAGAATGTCTTTGACGACAGCTTCTGGGAGAATTTGACAGTTGTGGTGAACGCTTTGGACAATGTCACTGCAAGGCTTTATGTTGATTCAAGGTGTGTGTATTTCCAGAAGCCTCTCCTCGAGTCAGGAACCCTAGGTGCAAAGTGCAACACACAGATGGTTATCCCTCACCTCACTGAGAACTATGGTGCCTCGAGAGACCCACCAGAGAAACAGGCTCCAATGTGCACCGTGCACTCATTTCCTCACAACATTGATCATTGCTTAACATGGGCTCGCTCTGAATTTGAGGGTTTGCTTGAGAAAACACCAGCTGAAGTTAATGCATACCTCTCAGATCCTGTTGAATACATGAAAGCGATGAGAACTGCTGGTGATGCCCAAGCAAGGGATACTTTGGGACGTGTTGTTGAGTGCCTCGAGAAAGAAAAGTGCAATTCATTCCAGGATTGCATAACCTGGGCTCGTCTGAG GTTTGAGGACTACTTCGCCAACCGTGTGAAGCAGTTATGTTACACATTTCCTGAGGATGCTGCTACTAGTACAGGAGCTCCGTTCTGGTCTGCCCCAAAGAGATTTCCTCGCCCACTCCAATTCTCCTCAACCGACCTGAGCCATATCAACTTTGTCATGGCTGCATCTATCTTGCGAGCAGAGACATTCGGAATCCCTACTCCTGAGTGGGCTAAAACCCGAGCAGGACTAGCCGAGGCTGTGGAAAGAGTAATTGTCCCCGACTTTGAGCCGAAGAAAGATGCAACTATTGTGACAGATGAGAAGGCTACAACTTTGTCTACAGCTTCAGTCGATGATGCAGCAGTAATCGATGAACTAAACGCAAAACTAGTGCGGTGCAGGATGAGCTTGCAGCCAGAGTTCAGGATGAAGGCAATCCAGTTTGAAAAG GACGATGATACCAACTACCACATGGATATGATCGCTGGGCTAGCCAACATGAGAGCAAGGAACTACAGTGTTCCCGAGGTGGACAAGCTTAAAGCCAAGTTCATAGCCGGAAGAATCATACCCGCGATTGCGACATCAACTGCAATGGCAACAGGTTTTGTTTGCCTTGAGATGTACAAGGTCTTAGACGGGTCACACAAAGTAGAAGACTACAGAAACACATTTGCTAACTTAGCACTTCCGCTCTTCTCCATGGCTGAGCCGGTTCCACCTAAAGTGGTGAAGCACCAAGACCAAAGCTGGACTGTTTGGGACCGGTGGGTGATGAGGGGAAACCCGACCCTAAGGGAGTTGCTAGACTGGCTAAAAGAGAAAGGGCTAAACGCATACAGCATATCTTGCGGAAGCAGTTTACTGTACAACAGTATGTTCTCAAGGCATAAAGAGAGGATGAACAGAAGAGTGGTGGATCTTGCAAGAGACGTGGCTGGGGTTGAATTGCCTGCTTATAGACGTCACGTGGATGTTGTAGTCGCTTGTGAAGATGATAATGATGCTGACGTTGATATCCCTCTCGTATCAGTCTA